One Salmo trutta chromosome 19, fSalTru1.1, whole genome shotgun sequence genomic window carries:
- the LOC115154437 gene encoding RING finger protein 121 isoform X2 — protein sequence MAGVFEVEVDGVEHDHGHHDEPNQVDLSHLSPEEKWRLEHARMHVKHKGHESMHAEMVLILIVTLVIAQLVLVQWKQRHPKSYNLVTLFQMWVVPLYFTTKLHWWRFLVTWFIFSVVTAYVTYRATRKPLACTTPRLVYKWFLLLYKISYATGIVGYTVVMFTLFGINLIFRIKPEDAMDFGVSLLFYGLYYGVLGRDFAEMCADFMASTVGYYSASGMPTKHLSDSICAVCGQPILVDVSEEGIIENTYRLSCNHVFHEFCIRGWCIVGKKQICPYCKEKVDLKRMFSNPWERPHVMYGQLLDWLRYLVAWQPVIIGLVQGINYILGLE from the exons GTCGACCTATCCCATCTGTCACCGGAGGAGAAGTGGAG GTTGGAGCATGCCAGGATGCATGTGAAACACAAGGGCCATGAGTCCATGCACGCTGAGATGGTGCTTATCCTCATTGTCACCCTGGTCATCGCCCAGCTGGTCCTTGTGCAATGGAAACAGAGGCACCCCAAGTCCTACAAT CTGGTGACTCTGTTCCAGATGTGGGTGGTTCCTCTGTACTTCACCACCAAGCTTCACTGGTGGAGGTTTCTGGTCACGTGGTTCATCTTCTCTGTGGTCACTGCATACGTTACCTACCGTGCCACACGCAAGCCCCTGGCGTGCACCACGCCCAG GCTGGTCTACAAATGGTTCCTCCTCCTCTACAAGATCAGCTATGCCACAGGGATAGTGGGCTACACTGTCGTCATGTTTACACTGTTTGGCATCAACTTGATATTTAG AATAAAGCCAGAGGACGCAATGGATTTTGGCGTGTCCTTGCTGTTCTATGGTCTGTACTATGGCGTCCTGGGTAGGGACTTTGCCGAAATGTGTGCAGACTTCATGGCATCGACAGTGGGG TACTACAGTGCGTCTGGAATGCCCACCAAGCACCTCTCAGACAGTATCTGCGCTGTGTGTGGCCAGCCCATACTGGTTGATGTCAGCGAAGAGGGAATCATCGAGAACACATACAGACTATCCTGCAACCATGT ATTCCATGAATTCTGCATACGAGGATGGTGCATCGTGGGAAAGAAGCAGATATGCCCGTACTGCAAAGAGAAGGTGGACCTGAAAAGGATGTTCAGTAACCC CTGGGAGAGGCCACATGTCATGTATGGACAACTCCTGGACTGGCTCCGCTACCTTGTCGCTTGGCAACCAGTAATCATTGGACTTGTGCAAGGCATCAACTACATCCTGGGGCTGGAGTGA
- the LOC115154437 gene encoding RING finger protein 121 isoform X1: protein MDHSGLPAPNSLLLLDNPFVLILQQQVDLSHLSPEEKWRLEHARMHVKHKGHESMHAEMVLILIVTLVIAQLVLVQWKQRHPKSYNLVTLFQMWVVPLYFTTKLHWWRFLVTWFIFSVVTAYVTYRATRKPLACTTPRLVYKWFLLLYKISYATGIVGYTVVMFTLFGINLIFRIKPEDAMDFGVSLLFYGLYYGVLGRDFAEMCADFMASTVGYYSASGMPTKHLSDSICAVCGQPILVDVSEEGIIENTYRLSCNHVFHEFCIRGWCIVGKKQICPYCKEKVDLKRMFSNPWERPHVMYGQLLDWLRYLVAWQPVIIGLVQGINYILGLE, encoded by the exons ATGGATCATTCTGGTTTACCTGCCCCGAATTCGCTACTTTTACTTGACAACCCTTTTGTTCTCATATTACAACAGCAA GTCGACCTATCCCATCTGTCACCGGAGGAGAAGTGGAG GTTGGAGCATGCCAGGATGCATGTGAAACACAAGGGCCATGAGTCCATGCACGCTGAGATGGTGCTTATCCTCATTGTCACCCTGGTCATCGCCCAGCTGGTCCTTGTGCAATGGAAACAGAGGCACCCCAAGTCCTACAAT CTGGTGACTCTGTTCCAGATGTGGGTGGTTCCTCTGTACTTCACCACCAAGCTTCACTGGTGGAGGTTTCTGGTCACGTGGTTCATCTTCTCTGTGGTCACTGCATACGTTACCTACCGTGCCACACGCAAGCCCCTGGCGTGCACCACGCCCAG GCTGGTCTACAAATGGTTCCTCCTCCTCTACAAGATCAGCTATGCCACAGGGATAGTGGGCTACACTGTCGTCATGTTTACACTGTTTGGCATCAACTTGATATTTAG AATAAAGCCAGAGGACGCAATGGATTTTGGCGTGTCCTTGCTGTTCTATGGTCTGTACTATGGCGTCCTGGGTAGGGACTTTGCCGAAATGTGTGCAGACTTCATGGCATCGACAGTGGGG TACTACAGTGCGTCTGGAATGCCCACCAAGCACCTCTCAGACAGTATCTGCGCTGTGTGTGGCCAGCCCATACTGGTTGATGTCAGCGAAGAGGGAATCATCGAGAACACATACAGACTATCCTGCAACCATGT ATTCCATGAATTCTGCATACGAGGATGGTGCATCGTGGGAAAGAAGCAGATATGCCCGTACTGCAAAGAGAAGGTGGACCTGAAAAGGATGTTCAGTAACCC CTGGGAGAGGCCACATGTCATGTATGGACAACTCCTGGACTGGCTCCGCTACCTTGTCGCTTGGCAACCAGTAATCATTGGACTTGTGCAAGGCATCAACTACATCCTGGGGCTGGAGTGA
- the LOC115154437 gene encoding RING finger protein 121 isoform X3 yields the protein MHVKHKGHESMHAEMVLILIVTLVIAQLVLVQWKQRHPKSYNLVTLFQMWVVPLYFTTKLHWWRFLVTWFIFSVVTAYVTYRATRKPLACTTPRLVYKWFLLLYKISYATGIVGYTVVMFTLFGINLIFRIKPEDAMDFGVSLLFYGLYYGVLGRDFAEMCADFMASTVGYYSASGMPTKHLSDSICAVCGQPILVDVSEEGIIENTYRLSCNHVFHEFCIRGWCIVGKKQICPYCKEKVDLKRMFSNPWERPHVMYGQLLDWLRYLVAWQPVIIGLVQGINYILGLE from the exons ATGCATGTGAAACACAAGGGCCATGAGTCCATGCACGCTGAGATGGTGCTTATCCTCATTGTCACCCTGGTCATCGCCCAGCTGGTCCTTGTGCAATGGAAACAGAGGCACCCCAAGTCCTACAAT CTGGTGACTCTGTTCCAGATGTGGGTGGTTCCTCTGTACTTCACCACCAAGCTTCACTGGTGGAGGTTTCTGGTCACGTGGTTCATCTTCTCTGTGGTCACTGCATACGTTACCTACCGTGCCACACGCAAGCCCCTGGCGTGCACCACGCCCAG GCTGGTCTACAAATGGTTCCTCCTCCTCTACAAGATCAGCTATGCCACAGGGATAGTGGGCTACACTGTCGTCATGTTTACACTGTTTGGCATCAACTTGATATTTAG AATAAAGCCAGAGGACGCAATGGATTTTGGCGTGTCCTTGCTGTTCTATGGTCTGTACTATGGCGTCCTGGGTAGGGACTTTGCCGAAATGTGTGCAGACTTCATGGCATCGACAGTGGGG TACTACAGTGCGTCTGGAATGCCCACCAAGCACCTCTCAGACAGTATCTGCGCTGTGTGTGGCCAGCCCATACTGGTTGATGTCAGCGAAGAGGGAATCATCGAGAACACATACAGACTATCCTGCAACCATGT ATTCCATGAATTCTGCATACGAGGATGGTGCATCGTGGGAAAGAAGCAGATATGCCCGTACTGCAAAGAGAAGGTGGACCTGAAAAGGATGTTCAGTAACCC CTGGGAGAGGCCACATGTCATGTATGGACAACTCCTGGACTGGCTCCGCTACCTTGTCGCTTGGCAACCAGTAATCATTGGACTTGTGCAAGGCATCAACTACATCCTGGGGCTGGAGTGA